The genomic window TGGAGAGTGGGTTATTTAGCTGTGCCTGAAGAGTTAAATAATGAGTTAAATTTAATAGACAATTTTATTAAAATTCATCAATATTCCTTTGCCTGTGCTACAACTTTTGCCCAATATGGGGCTTTAGAAGCTTTAAAAAGAGACGATTTTGTCAATAAAATGGTTAAAGAGTTTAAAAGGAGAAGAAATTTGATATATAAAGGTTTAAAAGATATTTTTAATGTTTATAAACCAGATGGAACATTCTATATATATCCAGATGTTTCAGAATATGGAGACTCTTTAGAGGTTGCTAAGAAATTAATTGAAAATAATATCTTATGTGTACCTAGCATAGCTTTTGGAAATTCTAATAAATATATAAGGTTTAGTTTTGCTACAAAGTATGAAGATATTGAAAAAGCTATTGAGATTATTAAAGAATTGTTTTAGAGGAATAATATGAAACCTATAGCAGTTTGGTTAAAGGATGAGATATATCATGATTTTTCTATAGGTAAGTGTTTAGTTATAATATTGAAAACTATTGGTTGCTCATATAACAGATGTATTTTTTGCTCATATAAAGAAGATGCTTCAAAGGATATAAAGGAAGAAGAAATAATTGGTCAGTTTGATCATGCTTTAAAAAAGTATAATTTAGAAGAATTAGATAGTTTTAGTGTAAAGATATTCACATCAGGGAGTTTTTTGGATGACAGAGAAGTTAGTAAGAGAGTTAGAAGATATATATATGAAAGATTAAGCCAATATAAAAACTTAAAGGAGTTTTCTATAGAATCTAGGGCAGAGTATATAACAGAGGATAAACTGGATGAGATGAGAAAATATCTAAGTTGTCATATTGATATTGGTTTGGGTATAGAAACATTTAATGAAGAGCTTAGGGAATTGTTAAATAAAGGATTAAAGTGTGAGGATATTGTTAAAGCTATAAGAATTGCTAAAAAATATGATGTAGGGATAAAGGCATATTTGTTAATTAAACCACCATTTTTAACTGAAAGAGATGCTATAAAGGATGCTATTTCTTCAGCTAAAAAGGCCTTTGAGTTAGGATGTTCAAGAATCTCTTTCTGTCCAATTACAATACATAAAAATACAGTTTTAGAATATTTATGGAAGAAAGGTCAATATAGACCTCCATTTCTGTGGAGTGTTTTAGAGATTATAAGAAGTGTCAAAGAACATTATCCTAAAAAAATTATTGTCTGTGATACTACAGCTTTTGGTTTAAAAAGAGGAGCTCATAATATAATAGGATGTGGTTGTAATAAGATAATAAAAGAGAATATAGAAAAATTTAACCTATATCAAACTTTGGATCTTTTAGATGTTGAATGTGAATGTAAAAAAGTCTATGAAAGTTATATAATAGCTGAAAATAAAAATATTGTACCATTTATTCAGGAATGTGACCTTCTGGAACCATAATACTTAATTTTACTTGCTTAACTCCCTTTAATGCAGAAATCTTATTTGTTAGCTCTTTTATTTTTTTAGCATCTCCTCTAACTAATACTGTCTCTAAACAGTGATCTTTATCTAAATGTATGTGTAAAGTAGCTACAATAATGTCATTATAATCATGCTGTATTTCAGTCAGTTTTTCCATAACATCATTTTCATGATGATTATAAATAATATTTATAGCTCCAGCCCTCTCTCCCTCTAAACTTTGAATCCACTTATGTTTTATTATATAATCTCTTATTGCATCTCTTATAGCTTCACTTCTACTAGCATATCCCCTTTCAGCAATAATTTCATCAAACTCCTTCAACAGCTTTGATGGTAATGAAACACTTATTCTTTCCATATCTGCCATACTCTCAACCAATATTATTTTTTAGTAATATTATTCATTAAAAATATTAATATTAATAATATTAAATAATATATATTATTTTGGTGGGAGTGTGTCTTTAGTGATTTGCTACTATGGAAATAATGGAGCAGTAATGGCAGGAGATAGAAGGCAGATGTTTTTTAAAGGTCCTGAAGAGAAAAGAAAAATTTTAGAGGAAAAGCTTTATAGTGGAGAAATTCAGAATGAGGAAGATCTTTATAAATTAGCAGATGATTTAGGAGTAAAGGTTATTATAGAAGATAATAGAGAAAAGGTTAGAAAGATAGGAAACACTTTAGTAGGTGAAGTTAGGAGTATAGGCTTAGAAGCAAAAAGAAGGAGGGTTTATGCAACTAAAGGAAAATGTATGATTTTAGAGATATTAGGAGATGTTATAACAGACAGGATGTTAAAAAATGGGGCAGGATTAATAGTTTTTGGAAATAGATATTTGAAAAATAAAGCTGAAAAAATATTAAAAAATGTAGCAAAGGATTTTCCAAAGATGGATATTGATGAGGTAGGAAAAGTTATTAAAGATGTTTTTGAGAGATTTAAAGAACATCCTACAATTAGTAGAGAATATGATATTTATGTAACTAAAAATATTGATATTAACTTTGAAAAAACTGTTGAAGAAGATATAAACAAACTATTTAAATATAGAGAAGACATAAGAAAAAAGATGATAGACTTTGGAAAAGTTATGAGTATTGTTAATAAGATTGTTAAGAATGGAGAGGTTGGAGTTATAAAAGAAGGAAAGTTGCATTTATATGACCAATACATTGCTATTGATAAAATATCCCCAAATTTCAAAACTTTTAGGATTATTGATGTAAAAGGGGATGTTGAAGATGGAGATATTGTTGTTATTGAAAATGGAGATATGAAAATAAAAAATAAAGGTATTAAAGTTATGACAGATTATATTATTTGCTATAAATAAAATTTTTTAGGTGGAAAAGTTATGGCAATTGCTATTGCAATAGCTTCTGGTAAAGGAGGTACTGGAAAAACTACAATAGCTGCTAACTTAGCTGTAGCTCTTGCAAAATTTGGAAAAAAGGTAGCTGTCTTGGACGCAGATATTGCTATGGCTAATCTTGAGCTTATAATGGGTTTGGAGGGAAAGCCAATAACATTAAATGATGTACTAGCTGGAAAGGCAGATATTAGAGAGGCAATTTATAAAGGACCTGAGGGAGTTTTAGTTATACCAGCTGGAGTATCATTAGAAAAATTTAGGAGAGCTAATCCAGAAAAATTAAAGGATGTTTTAAAAGAGATTCATGATTTAGTGGAGATATTAATTATTGACTGTCCAGCAGGAATTGGAAAAGAAACATTAATAGCAATATCATCTGCTGATGGGTTAATTGTTGTAGTTAATCCAGAGATATCATCTATTTCAGATGCTTTAAAATTAATAGCTATAACAAAAAGGTTAGGAACAGAAATAATAGGGGCTATAGTTAATAGAGTTTCAAATGAGAGTACTGAGCTTAGTATTAAAGCTATTGAAACTATTTTAGAGGTTAAAGTTATAGGAGTAGTGCCAGAAGATCCTCATGTAAGAAAAGCTGCTGCTTTTGGTACTCCATTGGTTGTAATGTATCCTGATTCTCCTGCAGCTCAGGCTATCATGGAAATAGCTGCAAAGTTAATAGGTGTTGAATATACACCAAAAATAAAGGAAAGTAAAAAAGAATCATTTATAACAAGATTTCTTAAAGGGTTATTTGGAGGGAGATGATGGATTTAATTGTGCTTTATGTTGTTGTATTTATTAGTATTATATTAAACATAGCTTTGGGTATAAAAGTTATAGAACTACAAAAAGAGTTAAATGAATTGAAACAAGCTACAAGATTAACTAAAGAGGAGGTTGATAAACTAAATGAAAGATTAAGAAGATTAAAACTTGAGGGATAAAGATGGAAAAAACAATGATGATATTTTTCCTTATAAATACCCCTTTAGGAATATTTGATAATGAAATTATTATATATATAATTATAGGGTTAGCTTTAGGGTTTTTATTTGGATTTTTAATCTTACATATAATTAGGCTATAGCTTTTTTGTGGTTTTTATGATTGCAGTAATACCTGCCTATAATGAGGAGAGGAATATTATAAAAGTATTGAAAGATTTAAATGATTTAGGTATTGATGCCATTGTCATTGATGATGGATCTACAGATAACACTTATAAAGTAGTTGAAGATTTTTCAAAAAAAGCTAAAATAAAGATTTATTTAATTAAAAATGAAAAAAATCTTGGAAAAGCTAAATCTATTAAAAAAGGTACTGAATTAGCTTTATCTTTAGGATATGAATTGATAATCTATATGGATGGAGATTACCAACATAAACCAAAAGATATAATTAAGCTTTATAATAAATTAAATAAATGTAATGCTGATGCAGTGTTTGGAGTTAGGAAATATAAAAAAATTCCCTTTCATAGAAAAATAATGAATGTAATAGCATCTTTTTTAACTTCTTTAGCTATAATGGTTTATACAAAAAAAATTATATTTTTTAGAGATATACAGTGTGGTTTTAGAATAATAAAAGCTAATTTCTTGAAGGATGTTGAGTTTGGTGAAGGTTATGCAGTAGAACATTTAATAGCTTTACAGTTAGTAAAGAAAGGAGCTAAGATAGTGGAGGAATATGTTGATGTTGATTATCATGATGAAGCTATATCTTATATAACACACAAAAAGATTTTAAATGTTATCAGACAAATAATAAAATTTGTATTTTTTAGGTGAAAATTATGAAGATAGCTATTTTAGCACCAACTATAACACCAATTGTCTCTTATGGAGGTTTAGGAGATGTTATGAGAGATTTACCAAAATTTTTAGATAAAGATAATGATGTTATTGTCTTAACTTTAAATCATTATGGTAAATATTATAAGCTACCATATGAAATTATTGGAAACATCCCTATAGTTTATAAAGGTTCAAAAATTGTTTTTGAAGTGTTAAAGACAAAACATCCTGAAACTGGTGTGGAGATTATAGCTTTTAGTAATAATAAAGTGAATAATTTAGATGTTTGGGATCCTCTAAAAT from Methanocaldococcus villosus KIN24-T80 includes these protein-coding regions:
- a CDS encoding archaeosine biosynthesis radical SAM protein RaSEA, producing MKPIAVWLKDEIYHDFSIGKCLVIILKTIGCSYNRCIFCSYKEDASKDIKEEEIIGQFDHALKKYNLEELDSFSVKIFTSGSFLDDREVSKRVRRYIYERLSQYKNLKEFSIESRAEYITEDKLDEMRKYLSCHIDIGLGIETFNEELRELLNKGLKCEDIVKAIRIAKKYDVGIKAYLLIKPPFLTERDAIKDAISSAKKAFELGCSRISFCPITIHKNTVLEYLWKKGQYRPPFLWSVLEIIRSVKEHYPKKIIVCDTTAFGLKRGAHNIIGCGCNKIIKENIEKFNLYQTLDLLDVECECKKVYESYIIAENKNIVPFIQECDLLEP
- the nikR gene encoding nickel-responsive transcriptional regulator NikR, with protein sequence MADMERISVSLPSKLLKEFDEIIAERGYASRSEAIRDAIRDYIIKHKWIQSLEGERAGAINIIYNHHENDVMEKLTEIQHDYNDIIVATLHIHLDKDHCLETVLVRGDAKKIKELTNKISALKGVKQVKLSIMVPEGHIPE
- a CDS encoding DUF2121 family protein gives rise to the protein MSLVICYYGNNGAVMAGDRRQMFFKGPEEKRKILEEKLYSGEIQNEEDLYKLADDLGVKVIIEDNREKVRKIGNTLVGEVRSIGLEAKRRRVYATKGKCMILEILGDVITDRMLKNGAGLIVFGNRYLKNKAEKILKNVAKDFPKMDIDEVGKVIKDVFERFKEHPTISREYDIYVTKNIDINFEKTVEEDINKLFKYREDIRKKMIDFGKVMSIVNKIVKNGEVGVIKEGKLHLYDQYIAIDKISPNFKTFRIIDVKGDVEDGDIVVIENGDMKIKNKGIKVMTDYIICYK
- the minD gene encoding septum site-determining protein MinD encodes the protein MAIAIAIASGKGGTGKTTIAANLAVALAKFGKKVAVLDADIAMANLELIMGLEGKPITLNDVLAGKADIREAIYKGPEGVLVIPAGVSLEKFRRANPEKLKDVLKEIHDLVEILIIDCPAGIGKETLIAISSADGLIVVVNPEISSISDALKLIAITKRLGTEIIGAIVNRVSNESTELSIKAIETILEVKVIGVVPEDPHVRKAAAFGTPLVVMYPDSPAAQAIMEIAAKLIGVEYTPKIKESKKESFITRFLKGLFGGR
- a CDS encoding glycosyltransferase family 2 protein; the encoded protein is MIAVIPAYNEERNIIKVLKDLNDLGIDAIVIDDGSTDNTYKVVEDFSKKAKIKIYLIKNEKNLGKAKSIKKGTELALSLGYELIIYMDGDYQHKPKDIIKLYNKLNKCNADAVFGVRKYKKIPFHRKIMNVIASFLTSLAIMVYTKKIIFFRDIQCGFRIIKANFLKDVEFGEGYAVEHLIALQLVKKGAKIVEEYVDVDYHDEAISYITHKKILNVIRQIIKFVFFR